In Chryseobacterium camelliae, one DNA window encodes the following:
- a CDS encoding alpha-2-macroglobulin family protein, with product MKRLCKIFVFFLLLLVSSGAFAQKYYDEQWKKIEGNIGKGTFKSNLPIVLDIQNQAMKDNNVLQLIRSLKAEFSIINETEDQENNNAVSTFFAKIQTAGKQLKGKEKLLYDTLANEFFMNYYNRNSWRINGRTNLDTRDFSQIETWSSLAFKNYLLKNFAALDAQRQEMRQISLATYKDLFPEKADLVYFPTLSDWYEIQEIEFLSNSNLFTKNEITENQKKINGLYDGLIADNTGNAKLYFMHRKWAQNCSFTACKNRLEGLQNLLKSNVEGDYKVVIMQEIMQELIGSHKEKEALAVAEQAKSRYPKSLFLDNIKNTENQITNPYLQLRYEQQAQSKRPIQLVAEHKNISTFSLNIYEVKDILPFMQYLSNPYGDFVNKVPKNLVRKEDYTLPNLKDFRNHTTALEIKPLPSGIYMVEYTIPGDKVKDENQEKNFWFLVSDHKIIYQSKRDDRSDSDVLKLVSSENGKPVKTEMVFYEYAGNNNSSKTNGATGSDGTFRLPATKNEEYYRTFLIHQPATNDFQIMRSYGDNSPENNVEQKDRTMAQIFMDRAIYRPGQTVYFKVINTRIKKETESVVAGLKQKITLVDANDEDISSQTFTTNEFGSYHGSFILPKGKLNGTFYLRTDGDQEAEKDFRVEEYKRPKFEVTFEPVKEEYQYGQTIMLKGKAMMFSGVPLSNTTVQYEIKKRDIRWRYFPWYDNGNNNENSVLGEAKTNEKGEFTIRVDLKKDEKREGVQIDNYEINASVTDINGETQSAETQLKVASVSHYIKAGEINNVFAGENVTTKVETKNYNDQELKKAYKVNLSRLQSADRIFRNNFQAAVQDLHKLSKPEFISKFPHDFYDKNDEPKERKVSAVVLNSAEKNQQTLDLGPLQAGDYKLELYNIEGKDTIKTEQYFSVWDKKALHPDQKPFLSVVAPKGEFTRGGSAVIYAYSAVPDAQVNVFVQDGSGKTLSETRQMKNGVLEYRADIPKDKAVNELNIQFQVVAFNDIQTESVTLKIKDSEAPLKIETVTFRDKIEPGSKEKWSVKVTGNQKEKINAEVLANMYDMSLDQFASNSFDWQKMNVPYSVITSYTMNPNLLSEYYQKRLPYFNNRDVMVPDFSWFDGNLTSRYNLNMLQGRVRGVAISEVAAPSVQKESSVEEVVVRGYKSKVAMASADKAASADSLVEGKDLDKVAVRQNLNETAFFYPDLKTDSEGNVSFEFTSPEALTKWKLMFLAHTKDARAATLEKEVVTQKEFSVTPNYPRFLREGDELNLQSRLSNLTDKKLNGSASLQILDAFTNEDISSKFGLNAGVQNFELAENGNAALTWKLKAPENLSSIIIKVVAKAGQYSDGEQQAVAVLPNRMLVTDAVPVFVKQGETKTFVLDQLKNANSKTISNVSNTLELTTNPVWEIMFALPSMKNDLNNSADVIFNKWFADVLASEIFKANPKMKTVFEEYQNKGLLQSNLEKNQELKQLLLEETPWVLGSSNEQEQMQKLALLFDANTMKNSTSQDWEELKNLQNPDGGFSWYPGYPSSYGVSLYILRNLGKINQWLKGNMKDYQDSEQNAMVAKLVEYTDTEISKYTNGVSSKDKVWNNMILDYLNTRHYWEQQYPLKGKGAQLKTLVQQQAKTVKMTDLTFFGLHRIALLMNSYGHKDVSDKLMNYLKETSTETKTQGTYWKQNLDDWGWFSSKVVNHAGAIEAFSLLRPQDQQFIEDLKIWLVTQKEVNSWGSSRATAEVIFTILNSGQSWTGTESNQATIVWGGKQIQPQTQATGYVKSTVKSDALDKNLATVTVTKPGPGIVQGGLFWQYYEDLDKIKSSETYLSVSKELYRKIKTVNGEELQPISAQTPLKTGDRVTVRMILNTDRPMEFIHIKDMRAAGFEPADVLSGYQWKNGLSYYQSAKDASTNFYIQAMPKGNYVFEYDVVANASGKFSNGITTIQNYYAPQMNAHTQGTQVTISE from the coding sequence ATGAAAAGACTTTGCAAGATTTTTGTTTTTTTCCTTCTGCTGCTGGTTTCATCCGGAGCTTTTGCACAGAAATACTATGATGAGCAGTGGAAAAAAATAGAAGGGAACATCGGGAAGGGAACTTTTAAATCCAATCTTCCTATTGTTTTGGATATCCAAAATCAGGCCATGAAAGACAATAATGTACTTCAGCTGATCCGTTCCCTGAAAGCGGAATTCAGCATCATCAACGAGACTGAAGATCAGGAAAACAATAATGCAGTCTCCACTTTTTTTGCTAAGATACAGACTGCCGGAAAGCAGCTGAAAGGAAAAGAAAAACTATTGTACGATACCCTGGCCAATGAGTTTTTTATGAATTATTATAACCGTAATTCATGGAGGATCAACGGCCGCACCAACCTGGATACCCGGGATTTCTCACAGATTGAAACCTGGAGCAGCCTGGCCTTTAAAAATTACCTGCTCAAAAACTTTGCTGCACTGGATGCGCAGAGGCAGGAAATGCGGCAGATCTCTTTAGCAACCTATAAAGACCTTTTCCCGGAGAAGGCAGACCTGGTTTACTTTCCTACGCTGTCCGACTGGTATGAAATACAGGAAATTGAATTCCTGTCCAATTCAAATCTTTTTACAAAGAACGAGATTACGGAAAACCAGAAGAAGATCAATGGTTTGTATGACGGGCTTATCGCAGATAACACAGGAAATGCAAAACTGTACTTCATGCACCGTAAATGGGCACAGAACTGTAGTTTTACAGCATGTAAAAACCGTCTGGAAGGCCTTCAAAACCTTTTGAAATCAAATGTAGAAGGCGATTATAAAGTGGTGATCATGCAGGAAATCATGCAGGAGCTTATCGGTAGCCACAAAGAGAAAGAAGCATTGGCAGTGGCAGAGCAGGCCAAAAGCCGTTATCCTAAATCACTTTTCCTGGATAACATCAAGAATACCGAAAACCAGATTACCAATCCGTACCTGCAGCTGAGATATGAGCAGCAGGCGCAAAGCAAGCGTCCGATTCAGCTTGTAGCAGAGCATAAAAACATTTCAACATTTTCGCTGAATATTTACGAGGTAAAGGATATCCTCCCGTTCATGCAGTACTTATCCAATCCTTATGGGGATTTCGTAAATAAGGTTCCTAAAAACTTAGTGAGGAAAGAGGATTATACATTGCCGAATCTTAAGGATTTCCGTAACCATACCACAGCTTTGGAAATAAAGCCTTTACCGTCAGGTATTTACATGGTTGAATATACTATTCCGGGCGATAAGGTGAAAGATGAAAACCAGGAAAAGAATTTCTGGTTCCTGGTTTCTGATCATAAAATCATTTACCAAAGTAAAAGAGATGACCGAAGTGACTCAGATGTGCTGAAGCTGGTCAGCAGTGAAAACGGGAAACCGGTGAAAACAGAAATGGTTTTTTATGAATATGCCGGAAACAATAATTCGAGCAAAACGAATGGTGCCACCGGTTCAGACGGAACATTCAGGCTTCCGGCCACTAAAAACGAAGAGTATTACAGGACGTTCCTGATTCATCAGCCGGCAACCAATGATTTCCAGATAATGCGTTCTTATGGTGATAACAGTCCTGAAAATAATGTTGAGCAGAAAGACCGTACCATGGCACAGATATTTATGGACCGCGCGATCTACCGTCCCGGGCAGACCGTTTACTTTAAGGTCATCAACACCCGGATCAAGAAAGAAACCGAATCTGTAGTGGCCGGATTGAAACAGAAGATCACGCTGGTAGATGCCAATGATGAGGACATTTCTTCGCAGACATTTACTACCAATGAATTCGGGTCTTACCACGGCAGCTTTATCCTTCCCAAAGGTAAGCTGAACGGCACTTTTTACCTGAGGACTGACGGAGATCAGGAAGCAGAAAAAGACTTTCGGGTAGAGGAATACAAAAGACCCAAATTTGAAGTGACATTTGAGCCTGTGAAGGAAGAATACCAGTATGGACAGACCATTATGCTCAAAGGAAAAGCCATGATGTTCTCCGGTGTGCCGCTCAGCAATACCACGGTACAGTATGAAATAAAAAAACGTGATATCCGCTGGAGGTATTTCCCTTGGTATGATAACGGCAACAACAATGAAAACTCTGTTCTTGGAGAAGCCAAAACCAATGAGAAAGGAGAGTTTACCATCCGTGTTGACCTGAAAAAAGATGAGAAACGGGAAGGCGTTCAGATCGATAATTACGAAATCAATGCTTCTGTAACGGATATTAATGGCGAAACCCAGTCGGCCGAAACCCAGCTTAAGGTAGCTTCGGTGTCACATTATATCAAAGCCGGTGAAATTAACAATGTTTTTGCCGGGGAAAATGTAACAACCAAAGTAGAAACGAAAAATTATAACGACCAGGAGCTGAAAAAAGCATATAAAGTGAACCTTTCCAGGCTGCAATCTGCGGACAGGATTTTCAGGAACAACTTTCAGGCTGCGGTACAGGATCTTCATAAGCTGTCAAAACCTGAATTCATCAGCAAATTCCCGCATGATTTCTATGATAAAAATGACGAACCGAAAGAACGGAAAGTGTCCGCTGTAGTGCTGAACAGCGCAGAAAAGAATCAGCAAACACTTGACCTTGGTCCGCTTCAGGCTGGTGATTATAAGCTTGAATTGTACAATATCGAGGGAAAAGATACCATCAAAACGGAACAGTATTTCAGTGTATGGGATAAGAAAGCTTTACATCCGGACCAGAAGCCTTTCTTAAGTGTGGTAGCGCCTAAAGGAGAATTTACACGGGGCGGAAGTGCGGTAATCTATGCCTATTCCGCAGTTCCGGATGCCCAGGTGAATGTTTTTGTCCAGGACGGTTCCGGAAAAACGCTTTCGGAAACCCGCCAGATGAAAAACGGGGTGCTTGAATACAGGGCAGATATCCCGAAAGACAAAGCGGTCAATGAACTGAATATCCAGTTTCAGGTGGTAGCCTTCAATGATATCCAGACAGAATCTGTTACACTCAAGATCAAAGATTCAGAAGCGCCATTAAAGATAGAAACGGTGACGTTCAGGGACAAAATTGAGCCGGGATCCAAAGAAAAATGGTCGGTAAAAGTTACAGGTAACCAGAAAGAAAAGATTAATGCTGAAGTACTGGCGAATATGTATGATATGTCTCTGGATCAGTTTGCTTCCAACAGCTTCGACTGGCAGAAGATGAATGTGCCGTATTCCGTGATCACTTCCTATACGATGAACCCAAACCTATTATCTGAATATTACCAGAAAAGACTGCCTTATTTCAATAACAGAGATGTTATGGTTCCCGATTTCAGTTGGTTTGACGGAAACCTAACCAGCAGATATAATCTTAATATGCTTCAAGGCAGGGTTCGGGGAGTAGCGATCAGTGAAGTAGCTGCACCATCAGTGCAAAAGGAATCTTCCGTGGAAGAAGTCGTAGTTAGAGGATATAAAAGCAAAGTAGCTATGGCAAGTGCTGATAAAGCAGCTTCAGCAGACAGCTTAGTTGAAGGAAAAGATCTGGATAAAGTTGCTGTTCGCCAGAACTTAAACGAAACAGCATTCTTCTATCCGGACCTTAAAACCGATTCCGAAGGCAATGTAAGTTTTGAATTTACTTCTCCGGAAGCATTAACCAAATGGAAGCTGATGTTCCTGGCCCATACCAAAGATGCCAGAGCAGCCACGCTGGAAAAAGAAGTAGTTACCCAGAAAGAATTTTCGGTGACGCCTAATTATCCGCGGTTTTTAAGGGAAGGTGATGAACTGAACCTCCAGTCCAGGCTGTCTAACCTGACAGATAAAAAGCTAAACGGTTCAGCAAGCCTGCAAATCCTGGATGCCTTTACCAACGAGGATATATCCTCTAAGTTCGGGCTGAACGCAGGTGTACAGAATTTTGAATTGGCTGAAAATGGAAACGCTGCATTGACCTGGAAGCTGAAAGCTCCTGAAAATCTGTCTTCCATTATCATTAAAGTGGTAGCCAAAGCTGGACAGTATTCCGATGGTGAGCAGCAGGCCGTAGCCGTGCTTCCGAACAGGATGCTGGTAACTGATGCCGTTCCGGTATTCGTAAAACAAGGAGAAACCAAAACATTTGTGCTGGATCAGCTTAAAAATGCGAACTCAAAAACCATTTCCAACGTGTCCAATACCCTTGAACTGACGACCAATCCGGTATGGGAGATCATGTTTGCGCTTCCGTCAATGAAAAATGACCTGAACAATTCCGCAGACGTTATTTTCAACAAATGGTTCGCCGATGTCCTCGCCTCAGAGATCTTCAAAGCCAATCCGAAAATGAAAACAGTCTTTGAAGAATATCAGAACAAAGGCCTGTTACAGTCGAATCTTGAAAAAAATCAGGAGCTTAAACAGCTGTTACTGGAAGAAACGCCTTGGGTACTGGGAAGCAGCAATGAACAGGAACAGATGCAAAAGCTGGCACTGCTGTTCGATGCCAACACCATGAAAAATTCCACGTCGCAGGATTGGGAAGAGCTGAAAAACCTTCAGAATCCGGATGGTGGCTTCTCCTGGTATCCTGGGTATCCGAGCTCATACGGGGTTTCGTTGTATATCCTCAGGAACCTTGGGAAAATCAACCAATGGCTGAAAGGCAATATGAAAGACTATCAGGATTCAGAACAAAACGCGATGGTGGCCAAACTCGTGGAGTATACCGATACTGAGATCAGCAAATATACGAACGGCGTGAGCAGCAAGGATAAAGTATGGAACAACATGATCCTGGATTACCTTAATACAAGGCATTACTGGGAACAGCAATACCCTCTTAAAGGAAAAGGTGCCCAACTGAAAACCCTGGTTCAGCAGCAGGCTAAAACCGTGAAGATGACGGATCTTACTTTCTTCGGGCTTCACCGTATTGCACTCCTGATGAACAGTTATGGCCATAAGGATGTTTCCGATAAGCTGATGAACTACCTGAAAGAAACTTCTACAGAAACAAAAACCCAGGGAACCTACTGGAAACAGAACCTGGACGATTGGGGCTGGTTCAGCTCGAAAGTCGTGAACCATGCCGGAGCGATTGAAGCGTTCAGCCTGTTGAGACCGCAGGATCAGCAGTTCATTGAAGACCTGAAAATATGGCTGGTAACCCAGAAAGAAGTGAATTCATGGGGCAGTTCCAGGGCTACGGCAGAAGTGATCTTTACCATCCTGAATTCAGGGCAGTCGTGGACCGGTACAGAAAGCAACCAGGCGACAATTGTCTGGGGTGGAAAACAGATCCAGCCACAGACCCAGGCTACGGGTTATGTGAAATCAACCGTAAAAAGCGATGCACTGGATAAAAACCTTGCTACCGTTACCGTTACCAAGCCTGGCCCTGGAATCGTGCAGGGAGGATTGTTCTGGCAATATTACGAAGACCTGGATAAAATAAAGTCTTCCGAAACTTACCTTTCCGTAAGCAAGGAGCTGTACAGAAAAATCAAGACTGTGAACGGAGAAGAGCTGCAGCCGATTTCCGCGCAGACGCCTCTGAAAACCGGAGACCGCGTAACCGTAAGAATGATCCTGAATACGGACCGCCCAATGGAATTCATCCATATCAAAGACATGCGCGCAGCAGGATTTGAGCCGGCAGATGTACTTTCCGGATATCAGTGGAAAAACGGACTGAGCTATTACCAGTCGGCCAAAGATGCATCCACCAACTTCTACATCCAGGCGATGCCGAAAGGGAATTATGTATTTGAATACGATGTAGTCGCCAATGCTTCCGGTAAGTTCTCCAATGGAATCACGACCATCCAGAACTATTATGCGCCACAGATGAATGCGCATACCCAGGGAACGCAGGTTACCATTTCTGAGTAA
- the recF gene encoding DNA replication/repair protein RecF (All proteins in this family for which functions are known are DNA-binding proteins that assist the filamentation of RecA onto DNA for the initiation of recombination or recombinational repair.), protein MIIKRLSLYNFKNHTEKRFEFSPQINCFVGNNGVGKTNILDALHYLSVGKSFLGNTDLNNIRKEEDFFTIDAEVLNDDSEDQIKIFQPKESKKVIKKNDKSYDRMADHIGYLPSVMISPYDSNLISDSGESRRKFLDSMISQTDPEYLFDLIQYQKTIQQRNALLKYFAKNRVFDRDSLEIYDDPITGHGTKIFEKRREFVTMLNPIVQNFYGIISGGKETVSVHYESHLLEDRFENLLKDNLEKDRMLTYTSKGIHKDDLLFEMDDQLIKKTGSQGQQKSFLISLKLAQMSLIKELTRKTPILLLDDIFDKLDDTRVSQLIELVNRESFGQIFITDTHRERTESVVKKINEESIIFEL, encoded by the coding sequence ATGATTATCAAAAGACTTTCCTTGTACAATTTTAAGAACCATACCGAAAAGAGGTTTGAGTTCTCACCGCAGATCAATTGCTTTGTGGGCAATAATGGTGTAGGGAAAACCAATATCCTGGATGCCCTCCATTATTTATCGGTCGGGAAAAGCTTCCTTGGAAATACAGACCTCAACAACATCAGGAAAGAGGAAGACTTCTTCACCATCGATGCAGAAGTGCTTAATGACGACAGTGAAGACCAGATCAAAATCTTCCAGCCCAAGGAATCCAAGAAAGTCATCAAAAAAAACGACAAGAGCTATGACCGGATGGCCGACCATATCGGTTATCTTCCCAGCGTCATGATTTCCCCCTACGATTCCAACCTGATTTCTGACTCCGGGGAAAGCAGGAGAAAGTTCCTGGACTCGATGATCTCACAGACCGACCCGGAATATCTCTTTGACCTGATCCAATATCAGAAAACCATCCAGCAGAGGAATGCCCTGCTGAAATATTTTGCCAAAAACCGGGTCTTCGACCGCGATTCGCTGGAGATCTATGATGATCCCATCACCGGACATGGTACCAAGATCTTTGAAAAGCGCAGGGAATTCGTCACCATGCTTAACCCAATCGTACAGAATTTCTATGGCATCATTTCAGGAGGAAAGGAAACCGTTTCCGTCCACTATGAGTCCCATCTGCTTGAGGACCGTTTTGAAAACCTGCTGAAAGACAACCTGGAAAAGGACCGCATGCTGACCTACACCTCCAAAGGAATCCATAAAGATGACCTTCTTTTTGAAATGGATGACCAACTCATCAAAAAAACCGGATCCCAGGGACAGCAGAAATCGTTCCTGATTTCCCTGAAACTCGCCCAGATGAGCCTGATCAAAGAACTCACCCGTAAAACCCCGATCCTCCTGCTCGATGATATTTTCGATAAGCTCGATGACACCAGGGTTTCCCAACTGATTGAGCTCGTTAACCGGGAAAGCTTCGGACAGATTTTCATCACGGACACACACCGGGAACGTACGGAAAGCGTTGTGAAGAAGATTAATGAGGAAAGCATTATCTTTGAGTTATGA
- a CDS encoding recombinase produces MKLFNSGIHFESVLKKYFSFRNETLSLEPFAEFLDSAKRADFTEVLNSFRSNPNIAGNFGYYIHNILRERPFNLSLTEANILSENAFFPELKKRILNKILPPVEHENTVWYLIDNVSLTPKSELKFLHNLPENEFTEFLQIIGAADFIIKPEVKKELIFSMNILSWRVTGMAMEVEVVRMAPEYRNFDNPFLALQNELEDLAEELEQNPELQLNSKDGRYKQIKIYIEQCLEFVNIAFKNSSQYGISGKINQSLLKIRQQIQRIYETIQLLVIDTDEDVARNSKQLIFNILSYKSHKNNISELINDSTRLISHLITNHTAETGSHYITSTKKEYMTMFYKASGGGIIVGALCVLKVLYGYIPGSDFSHAFFYSFNYAMGFVMIYLMRFTLATKQPAMTAATMTKVLSEEGNTQRNRTEFAHLVSKLFRSQFIAFVGNVLLSFPVALAIIYGLDVFFSQNLAIDRSDKLLKDLDPFKSKAILHASIAGFYLFISGIISGNIGNNSVFYQIPERIAKNLSIRKFFGAKFAKGLSKYYARNWPGIVSNFWFGVFLGATAPVGLFLGLDLDIRHITFAAGNFALGLYGKDFSVDTYTFWISFITVFLIGFFNFLVSFSLSMFLAFRSRKLNFGQVSEIYREIFRYFLKHPLKFFLPIRSGLDKRADELMSSTVATKSEDR; encoded by the coding sequence ATGAAACTTTTCAATTCCGGTATCCATTTCGAATCAGTTCTTAAGAAATACTTTTCTTTCAGGAACGAAACCCTCTCGCTGGAGCCCTTTGCCGAGTTTCTCGACAGTGCCAAAAGAGCTGATTTCACAGAAGTCCTGAATTCTTTCAGGAGCAATCCCAATATCGCCGGCAACTTCGGGTATTATATCCATAACATCCTCAGGGAGCGGCCCTTCAACCTGTCGCTTACCGAGGCTAACATCCTTTCTGAAAATGCGTTCTTCCCGGAACTTAAAAAAAGGATCCTGAACAAGATCCTTCCTCCGGTAGAGCATGAGAATACGGTATGGTACCTGATTGATAATGTAAGCCTGACGCCGAAGAGCGAGCTGAAATTCCTGCACAACCTTCCCGAAAACGAATTTACCGAGTTTTTGCAGATCATCGGGGCCGCAGATTTCATCATTAAGCCTGAAGTGAAAAAAGAGCTGATCTTCTCCATGAACATCCTTTCCTGGCGGGTAACAGGAATGGCAATGGAAGTGGAAGTGGTGAGGATGGCGCCGGAGTACAGGAATTTCGATAACCCGTTCCTGGCGTTGCAGAATGAGCTGGAAGACCTTGCGGAAGAGCTTGAGCAGAACCCGGAGCTTCAGCTGAATTCCAAAGACGGCAGGTATAAGCAGATCAAGATCTACATCGAGCAATGCTTGGAATTTGTGAATATCGCCTTTAAAAATTCATCCCAATACGGGATTTCCGGGAAGATCAACCAGTCTCTGCTGAAGATCCGGCAGCAGATCCAGCGCATTTATGAAACCATACAGCTGCTGGTAATAGATACTGATGAGGATGTTGCTCGGAATTCCAAGCAGCTGATATTTAATATCCTGAGCTACAAGTCTCATAAAAACAATATTTCGGAACTCATCAACGACAGTACACGTCTGATTTCCCACCTGATCACCAACCATACAGCAGAAACCGGGAGCCATTACATTACTTCTACAAAGAAGGAATATATGACCATGTTTTATAAAGCGAGTGGGGGAGGCATCATTGTTGGCGCATTATGTGTGCTGAAAGTCCTGTACGGATATATTCCGGGAAGTGATTTTTCCCATGCCTTTTTCTATTCCTTTAATTATGCGATGGGGTTCGTCATGATCTACCTGATGCGCTTTACGCTGGCTACGAAACAGCCGGCCATGACGGCAGCGACTATGACCAAAGTACTTTCTGAAGAAGGCAATACCCAGAGAAACCGCACGGAATTTGCGCATCTGGTTTCCAAGCTGTTCAGGAGCCAGTTCATTGCTTTTGTCGGAAATGTACTGCTGTCTTTTCCGGTGGCTTTGGCCATTATTTACGGACTGGATGTATTCTTTTCCCAGAACCTGGCCATCGACCGTTCGGATAAACTCCTCAAGGATTTGGACCCATTTAAGTCCAAAGCGATCCTTCATGCCAGTATTGCAGGTTTTTACCTGTTTATTTCAGGGATCATATCAGGGAATATCGGAAACAACTCCGTTTTTTACCAGATCCCGGAACGGATTGCCAAAAACCTTTCGATCAGGAAATTTTTTGGGGCTAAATTTGCGAAGGGACTTTCTAAATATTACGCACGGAACTGGCCTGGAATCGTGTCCAACTTCTGGTTCGGGGTATTCCTGGGCGCTACGGCCCCGGTAGGCTTGTTTCTGGGACTGGATCTGGATATCCGCCACATTACCTTTGCTGCGGGCAACTTCGCGCTGGGATTGTACGGAAAAGACTTTTCTGTGGATACCTATACGTTCTGGATTTCCTTTATTACCGTCTTCCTGATCGGATTTTTTAATTTCCTGGTCAGCTTTTCCCTTTCCATGTTTCTGGCATTCAGATCCAGGAAGCTGAACTTCGGGCAGGTAAGTGAAATTTACAGAGAGATTTTCAGGTATTTCCTTAAGCACCCGCTTAAATTCTTCCTGCCGATCAGATCCGGGCTGGATAAACGTGCGGATGAACTGATGAGCAGCACTGTGGCTACAAAATCTGAAGATCGGTAA
- the mtgA gene encoding monofunctional biosynthetic peptidoglycan transglycosylase → MWKKIKQLIFIILILNVVFIVWGRFFNPPITITQIGGLLEYGKLQRDYISSDEMGDKVKKAVIASEDQNFFVHDGFDYKAIERAMKSNEKGKKLRGGSTISQQTAKNIFLWQGRSWFRKGLEAFYTFIIEKIWGKDIILERYLNSIEMGQGVFGIEAASQYYFKKHAKDLTTSEAAWIAAVLPNPKKYDPNNPSAYLSRKHNWIMRQMRNISLK, encoded by the coding sequence ATGTGGAAAAAAATCAAACAACTGATATTTATTATCCTGATCCTGAATGTGGTATTTATCGTCTGGGGAAGGTTTTTTAACCCGCCGATCACCATTACCCAGATCGGAGGTTTGCTGGAGTATGGCAAATTGCAGCGGGATTACATTTCATCCGACGAAATGGGAGACAAGGTGAAGAAAGCGGTCATCGCTTCGGAAGACCAGAATTTTTTCGTCCATGACGGATTCGACTATAAAGCCATTGAACGGGCCATGAAAAGCAATGAAAAAGGCAAGAAGCTGAGAGGCGGGAGCACCATTTCCCAGCAGACAGCCAAAAACATCTTCCTGTGGCAGGGCAGGAGCTGGTTCCGTAAAGGGCTGGAAGCGTTCTATACCTTCATCATTGAGAAAATCTGGGGTAAAGACATCATCCTGGAAAGATACCTGAATTCCATTGAAATGGGGCAGGGTGTTTTCGGGATAGAAGCGGCCTCCCAATATTATTTTAAGAAACATGCCAAAGACCTGACGACTTCGGAAGCGGCATGGATCGCTGCCGTTTTGCCGAACCCGAAGAAATATGATCCTAATAACCCTTCAGCCTACCTCAGCAGGAAACATAACTGGATTATGAGACAGATGAGGAATATAAGCCTGAAATAG
- a CDS encoding ABC transporter substrate-binding protein, whose product MKLKILVLFAAWTLIGCKREPKISSADWTSISGRLQYREADQKLELKSGNFTYSIDENKFPFKKIVLLNASMAGYITELGAENAIAGVSSPEYIYSEKIQQLVQQGKIQDVGNEQKYNVEKILALKPDAILTNYIASFDNTYQLLKNNGIQVIFLDEYLEQQPLEKAAYLKLFGKLLGKIEEAEKKYQEIEQNYKSLKKEAAGTKEKPVVLANEMYGDVWYLPGGRTSSARFITDAHANYILQNNTDEKAVTMSFEEVYAKAGSVQYWVNAGNHVSKKEMLSINPLYSRLNVFNNGKIYVITGRERQKANDFFESGVVRADVVLKDYIKIFHPSLFPGYRLTYMKELP is encoded by the coding sequence ATGAAACTGAAAATTTTAGTATTATTCGCGGCCTGGACGCTAATTGGCTGTAAAAGAGAACCAAAAATTTCATCCGCAGACTGGACTTCCATTTCCGGAAGGCTACAGTACCGGGAAGCTGATCAGAAGCTGGAACTGAAATCCGGAAATTTCACCTATTCCATTGATGAAAATAAGTTCCCGTTCAAAAAAATCGTGCTGCTGAATGCCAGTATGGCCGGGTACATCACTGAGCTGGGTGCGGAAAATGCCATTGCGGGAGTATCCAGCCCGGAATATATTTATTCTGAAAAAATTCAGCAACTCGTACAGCAGGGGAAAATACAGGATGTGGGCAATGAGCAGAAATATAATGTAGAAAAGATCCTGGCCCTGAAACCTGACGCCATACTGACCAATTATATCGCCAGTTTCGACAATACTTACCAGCTCCTGAAAAACAACGGCATTCAGGTCATTTTCCTGGATGAATACCTTGAACAGCAGCCGCTGGAAAAAGCAGCATACCTAAAATTGTTCGGGAAGCTGCTGGGGAAAATTGAAGAAGCCGAAAAGAAATACCAGGAAATAGAACAGAATTACAAGAGCCTGAAGAAAGAAGCAGCAGGAACAAAGGAAAAACCGGTGGTACTGGCGAATGAAATGTATGGTGATGTCTGGTACCTTCCGGGCGGAAGGACGTCTTCTGCCCGTTTCATCACAGATGCGCATGCCAATTATATCCTTCAGAACAATACCGATGAAAAAGCGGTGACCATGAGTTTCGAAGAAGTGTATGCGAAAGCGGGTTCCGTTCAATATTGGGTCAATGCCGGAAACCATGTTTCAAAAAAGGAAATGCTCAGCATCAACCCTTTGTACAGCAGGCTGAATGTTTTTAACAACGGCAAAATATACGTCATAACAGGGCGCGAAAGGCAGAAAGCCAATGACTTTTTTGAAAGCGGAGTAGTACGAGCCGATGTGGTGCTGAAAGATTACATCAAGATCTTCCACCCGTCACTTTTCCCAGGTTATAGGCTTACTTACATGAAAGAACTGCCGTAA